A window of the Lactobacillus gasseri ATCC 33323 = JCM 1131 genome harbors these coding sequences:
- a CDS encoding CdaR family protein, whose translation MKKFFDKPWFYRIVALILAILLAIYVSSNQQGFVTQGRREETLKTATKTQVIKAPLQVSVNTDKYYVTGYPEKINLTLEGSNALVTSTINTQNFRVYIDLSHLKTGEHTVPIKVNGLSTQLTYSVSPSKVRVNIQKRKSRTLPVQIEYNKSAVSHGYNLGTAKSDPEVVNITGAKSEVNQVDRVVAHANLPKGIDSTFEREEMLVALDKEGHQLNVAIDPATAHITIPINLSKKKVKINVTSKNESSTHVYSLTAKVETVEIYGDENTLKKITSLPLKVDLSGINRDVTKDVTIKLPKGVVKASPSVIPVHIKVTDTTAKKE comes from the coding sequence ATGAAAAAGTTTTTTGATAAACCTTGGTTCTATCGCATTGTTGCATTGATATTGGCAATTTTACTGGCTATTTATGTTTCGTCTAATCAACAGGGATTTGTAACTCAAGGACGTCGAGAAGAAACTTTGAAAACTGCAACTAAGACGCAAGTAATTAAAGCTCCTCTACAAGTTTCTGTTAATACGGATAAATATTATGTAACTGGTTATCCTGAAAAAATAAATCTTACTTTAGAAGGATCAAATGCGCTGGTTACTTCTACTATTAATACTCAAAATTTCCGTGTTTATATTGATTTAAGCCATTTAAAAACTGGAGAACATACGGTGCCAATTAAGGTAAATGGTTTAAGTACTCAATTAACTTATAGTGTGAGTCCAAGTAAAGTACGTGTAAACATTCAAAAGAGAAAATCTCGTACCCTTCCTGTGCAAATAGAGTATAATAAGAGTGCTGTATCTCATGGGTATAATCTTGGCACAGCAAAGAGTGATCCAGAAGTTGTGAACATTACTGGCGCTAAGAGCGAAGTTAACCAAGTTGATCGTGTTGTAGCTCACGCAAATTTACCAAAGGGAATAGACAGCACATTTGAGCGTGAAGAAATGCTGGTAGCACTTGATAAAGAGGGACATCAACTCAATGTTGCTATTGATCCAGCAACAGCGCACATTACTATCCCAATTAACTTGTCGAAAAAGAAGGTTAAAATAAACGTGACGTCCAAAAATGAATCATCAACTCATGTTTATTCATTAACCGCAAAAGTAGAGACAGTTGAGATATATGGTGATGAGAATACGCTAAAGAAGATAACATCTCTTCCCTTAAAAGTTGATTTAAGTGGTATCAATCGAGATGTTACAAAAGATGTAACAATTAAATTGCCGAAGGGCGTAGTTAAGGCTTCACCATCAGTAATACCAGTTCATATTAAGGTAACTGATACTACTGCTAAAAAAGAATAA
- the cdaA gene encoding diadenylate cyclase CdaA, producing the protein MKFNIEQIFTWQNLMNIIDILIVWYIIYRLIMLVRGTKAVQLVKGISLIIIVRIIAGLLHLHTLTYFVDQILSWSVIGIIVIFQPEIRRGLEHLGRSPIFGGTTMTEKQAAEKMIGELDKAIQYMSKRRIGALITIQQNTGLEDYIETGIPIDADITGELLINIFIPNTPLHDGAVIIRNNRIAVAAAYLPLSDNSMIPKKLGTRHRAAVGISEVTDAITIVVSEETGGVTITRNSQFMLDLTREEYLKYLNAQLVPKEEEEKPKWYQRIVNHVWNWGSNKK; encoded by the coding sequence GTGAAATTTAACATCGAGCAAATATTTACTTGGCAAAATTTAATGAATATTATTGATATTCTGATTGTTTGGTATATTATTTATCGCTTAATTATGTTGGTAAGAGGAACCAAGGCTGTTCAATTAGTTAAAGGAATATCACTAATTATCATAGTTAGAATTATAGCCGGTTTATTGCACTTACATACACTAACGTATTTCGTTGATCAAATTCTTTCATGGTCTGTAATTGGAATAATCGTTATTTTTCAACCAGAAATTAGACGTGGACTTGAACATTTAGGAAGATCGCCAATTTTTGGTGGCACAACTATGACTGAAAAACAGGCCGCTGAAAAAATGATTGGAGAACTAGATAAGGCGATTCAATATATGTCCAAAAGAAGAATCGGTGCTTTAATTACAATTCAGCAAAATACTGGTTTAGAGGATTATATTGAAACAGGTATTCCAATTGATGCAGATATTACTGGCGAGTTATTAATCAACATCTTTATTCCTAACACTCCATTGCATGATGGTGCAGTAATTATTAGAAATAATCGGATTGCAGTTGCTGCTGCGTATTTACCACTTTCAGATAATAGTATGATTCCTAAAAAACTTGGAACTCGTCACCGGGCTGCGGTAGGTATTTCAGAAGTTACTGATGCGATTACAATTGTTGTATCTGAAGAAACTGGTGGGGTAACAATTACTCGTAATAGCCAGTTTATGCTTGATTTGACTAGAGAAGAGTATTTGAAGTACTTAAATGCTCAACTAGTTCCAAAGGAAGAAGAAGAAAAGCCGAAATGGTATCAACGAATTGTAAACCATGTTTGGAATTGGGGGTCAAATAAAAAATGA
- a CDS encoding ABC transporter substrate-binding protein: MKKLLIGIFAILAVCLGLEAWAKQLDNSGVSANNKNLIIYNWGDYIDPKLIKKFEKQTGYHVIYETFDSNEAMYTKIKQGGTAYDICVPSDYMISKMRKAKLLEKIDTKKIPNYKNIGSEFLHHSFDPKNTYSVPYFWGTLGIVYNDKFVKPGQIKHWNDLWSKKYRHNILLVDSARDIMGLSLASMGKSLNTTNSLDLKLAKTKLDGLGPNVKAIISDELKMYMIQNEAAVGVTWSGEARTMLSDNKHLHYVVPPEGSNLWFDNFVIPRTVKNKAGAYAFINFMLDPKNAAQNAEYIGYATPNIKAQKLLPKEIKNDKQFYPSKQAMKNLQVYQDLGPKKIQEYNDLFLEFKMYGR; this comes from the coding sequence ATGAAAAAGTTATTGATTGGAATTTTTGCTATTCTAGCAGTTTGCTTGGGATTAGAGGCTTGGGCTAAGCAGTTAGATAATAGCGGTGTTAGCGCCAATAATAAGAATTTAATTATTTATAATTGGGGTGATTATATTGATCCTAAATTGATAAAAAAATTCGAAAAGCAAACTGGCTATCATGTAATTTATGAAACTTTTGATTCTAATGAAGCTATGTATACGAAGATAAAGCAAGGAGGCACCGCTTACGATATTTGTGTTCCTTCGGATTACATGATTTCGAAAATGCGAAAGGCTAAGTTACTTGAGAAAATTGATACCAAAAAAATTCCAAATTATAAAAATATTGGGAGTGAATTTTTGCATCACTCATTTGATCCTAAGAATACTTATTCAGTCCCGTATTTTTGGGGAACTTTAGGAATTGTATATAATGATAAGTTTGTAAAACCGGGACAAATAAAGCACTGGAACGATCTTTGGTCAAAAAAGTATCGTCATAATATTTTATTAGTTGATTCTGCTAGAGATATTATGGGACTTTCATTAGCATCGATGGGAAAGTCGTTAAATACTACTAATTCATTAGATCTTAAATTAGCTAAAACTAAATTAGATGGATTAGGTCCCAATGTAAAAGCGATTATTTCTGATGAGCTAAAAATGTATATGATTCAGAATGAGGCAGCAGTTGGTGTAACATGGTCTGGCGAAGCGCGGACAATGTTAAGTGATAATAAGCATTTACATTATGTGGTTCCACCAGAAGGTTCAAACTTGTGGTTTGATAATTTTGTTATTCCTCGCACTGTCAAAAATAAAGCAGGAGCATATGCTTTTATTAATTTCATGCTTGATCCAAAAAATGCTGCTCAAAATGCGGAGTATATTGGTTATGCAACGCCAAATATCAAAGCTCAAAAATTATTACCTAAAGAGATAAAAAACGATAAGCAATTTTATCCAAGTAAACAAGCAATGAAAAATTTACAAGTCTATCAGGATTTAGGTCCTAAGAAAATTCAGGAATATAATGATCTATTTCTTGAATTTAAAATGTATGGTCGATAA
- a CDS encoding ABC transporter permease has product MKKIKWSRIYFAFVLVLMYLPIFYLIYYSFSSGHNMDHFEKFTLSHYQDLFNDNRLLAIFLETILLALLSSLIATVIGTFGAIAISQTKNKKGQKTLLALNNVLMVSPDVIIGASFLIFFTFLGIGLGFGSVLLSHIAFSIPIVVLMVLPRLKEFDYSLVDAARDLGASTWQVYSKVMIPAITPGILAGFFMALTYSLDDFAVTFFVTGNGFSTLSVEIYSRARQGINLEINALSTLMFIFVMVLVLIYYVITNHKSHIGKGRAQ; this is encoded by the coding sequence ATGAAAAAAATAAAATGGTCTCGGATTTATTTTGCTTTTGTCCTTGTTTTGATGTATTTACCTATTTTTTATTTAATATATTATTCTTTTTCGAGTGGTCATAATATGGATCATTTTGAAAAATTTACTTTGAGTCATTATCAAGACTTATTTAACGATAATCGACTACTAGCAATTTTTTTAGAAACAATCTTATTAGCTCTCTTATCTAGTTTGATTGCGACAGTAATTGGAACTTTTGGAGCAATTGCAATTAGTCAGACTAAAAATAAAAAAGGCCAAAAAACATTATTAGCGTTAAATAACGTTTTGATGGTTTCACCAGATGTAATTATTGGTGCCAGCTTTTTAATCTTTTTTACTTTTTTAGGAATTGGTTTGGGCTTTGGTTCAGTATTATTAAGTCATATTGCATTTTCGATTCCGATTGTTGTCTTAATGGTTTTGCCGCGTTTAAAGGAGTTTGATTACTCTTTGGTCGATGCTGCTAGAGATTTAGGTGCTTCTACTTGGCAAGTTTATAGTAAAGTAATGATTCCAGCTATTACACCAGGAATTCTCGCTGGCTTTTTTATGGCTTTGACTTATTCATTAGATGATTTTGCAGTTACTTTTTTTGTGACTGGAAATGGCTTTTCAACGTTATCTGTAGAAATATATTCACGCGCACGGCAGGGTATTAATTTAGAAATTAATGCTTTAAGTACCTTAATGTTTATCTTCGTAATGGTTTTGGTATTAATTTATTATGTAATTACTAATCATAAATCCCATATCGGTAAGGGGCGTGCACAATGA
- a CDS encoding ABC transporter permease, translating to MKKSRLFFLVPYVLWLSLFVIAPIILITINAFKGDDGFTLKNFQQFFVNGTFLRMTLNSFWYAFLITLITLLISYPIAYILSQMKNQQFWLLLIILPTWINLLLKAYAFIGIFGKHGLLNNFLRLFGIAPANILFTDFAFIFVAAYIEIPFMILPIYNAICDINPAVIQAAYDLGASKWQTFIKVLWPLSISGVESGIQAVFIPSLSLFMLTRLIGGNRVITLGTAIEEYFMTTMNWSMGSTIGVVLIVLMVIVMLFTSSDHRRKKEIKL from the coding sequence ATGAAAAAGAGCAGGCTATTTTTTCTTGTACCCTATGTACTTTGGCTTAGTTTATTTGTGATTGCTCCGATTATTTTAATTACTATTAATGCCTTTAAAGGTGATGATGGATTTACCTTGAAAAATTTCCAGCAGTTTTTTGTCAATGGAACTTTTTTGAGAATGACGCTAAATTCTTTTTGGTATGCGTTTTTAATTACCTTAATTACGTTGTTGATTTCCTACCCAATTGCATATATTTTAAGTCAAATGAAAAATCAGCAATTTTGGCTGCTTTTGATTATTCTACCTACTTGGATTAATTTACTTTTAAAAGCGTATGCATTTATTGGAATCTTCGGCAAACATGGATTACTAAATAACTTTTTAAGGCTTTTTGGCATCGCTCCAGCGAATATTTTATTTACTGATTTTGCTTTTATTTTTGTAGCAGCTTATATTGAAATTCCATTTATGATTTTGCCAATTTATAATGCAATTTGTGATATTAATCCGGCTGTAATTCAAGCTGCTTATGATTTAGGAGCAAGTAAGTGGCAAACGTTTATTAAGGTTTTATGGCCACTTTCTATATCTGGAGTTGAGTCGGGAATTCAAGCAGTATTTATTCCTTCACTTTCTTTATTCATGTTGACAAGATTGATTGGCGGAAACAGAGTAATTACGCTTGGTACTGCAATTGAAGAATATTTTATGACTACGATGAATTGGTCAATGGGATCGACAATTGGAGTTGTATTAATAGTATTGATGGTAATTGTTATGCTATTTACTTCGTCTGATCATCGTCGTAAAAAGGAGATCAAGCTATGA
- a CDS encoding ABC transporter ATP-binding protein, with protein MSDIIKLTHVRKEYDDGFVALKDINLTIESGKFYSLLGPSGSGKTTILRIIAGFSEPTSGQVFFAGKDITNLDAAKRKINTVFQNYALFPHMNVFENVAFGLQIKKKDKQEIKLAVKEALHMVQLDGFANREISELSGGQQQRVAIARAIVNQPKVLLLDESLSALDKRLRKDMQFELREIQKKLGITFIFVTHDQEEALAMSDEIFVLNEGKIQQSGSPVDIYDEPVNDFVARFIGDSNILSGRMIKDYEVEFGNHRFECADAGIKPGEKVEVVLRPEDLDITDIEHGKLRVMVESQLFLGDHFEIKAIDSDENEWLIHSTNPTNIGKEVGVYFDPEDIHVMRFGESEAEFDKRLEAYEGDE; from the coding sequence TTGAGCGATATTATTAAATTAACGCATGTACGTAAAGAGTATGATGATGGTTTTGTGGCTCTAAAAGATATTAATTTGACGATTGAATCAGGAAAATTCTATTCATTGCTAGGACCATCAGGATCAGGCAAGACCACTATTTTAAGAATAATTGCTGGATTTAGTGAACCAACAAGTGGTCAGGTATTTTTTGCTGGAAAAGATATTACTAACTTGGATGCAGCCAAGAGAAAAATTAATACGGTTTTCCAGAATTATGCCTTATTTCCGCATATGAATGTTTTTGAAAATGTTGCTTTTGGTTTGCAAATTAAGAAAAAGGATAAGCAAGAAATAAAGTTAGCTGTTAAAGAAGCTCTTCATATGGTTCAGTTAGATGGCTTTGCAAATCGTGAAATTTCTGAATTAAGTGGTGGGCAGCAACAACGTGTTGCAATTGCAAGAGCAATTGTTAATCAGCCAAAAGTTCTACTTTTAGACGAGTCTTTATCGGCTTTAGATAAGCGTTTAAGAAAAGACATGCAATTTGAATTACGTGAAATTCAAAAGAAACTGGGGATTACATTTATTTTTGTTACTCATGATCAAGAAGAAGCTTTAGCTATGAGTGATGAGATTTTTGTTTTAAATGAAGGAAAAATCCAACAAAGCGGAAGTCCAGTTGATATTTACGATGAGCCAGTTAATGATTTCGTAGCTCGCTTTATAGGTGATTCAAATATTCTGAGTGGAAGAATGATTAAAGATTATGAAGTAGAATTTGGTAATCATCGTTTTGAATGTGCTGACGCTGGAATTAAACCAGGAGAAAAAGTAGAAGTTGTTTTAAGACCAGAAGATCTAGATATTACTGATATTGAGCATGGAAAATTAAGAGTTATGGTTGAAAGTCAGCTCTTTTTGGGTGATCATTTTGAAATTAAAGCCATTGATAGTGATGAAAATGAATGGCTGATTCACTCAACTAATCCAACTAATATTGGAAAAGAAGTAGGGGTATATTTTGATCCTGAAGATATTCATGTGATGCGTTTTGGTGAAAGCGAAGCAGAATTTGATAAACGCTTAGAGGCATATGAAGGAGACGAGTAA
- the murB gene encoding UDP-N-acetylmuramate dehydrogenase produces the protein MQLMDLKKQGIDIQENIPLSRFTFTKTGGPAQYLAFPKNLDELKILVETVKTNNLPLTVIGNASNLIIRDGGISGLVLILTKMDKIVANQEEATVTADAGARIIDTSEAACEASLSGLEFAAGIPGSVGGAVFMNAGAYGGETEFVIKSVRVLTREGKFKTYTHDEMEFGYRHSLVQETGDIVISATFGLEPGDKWAIKAKMEYFNGLRRAKQPLEYPSCGSVFKRPTGHFVGPMIIKAGLQGKRIGGAEDSKKHAGFIVNVGGATATDYLDLIHLIQKTIKKDFDVDLQTEVRIIGKEKD, from the coding sequence ATGCAACTGATGGACTTAAAAAAACAGGGAATTGATATTCAAGAAAATATTCCATTGAGCCGCTTTACGTTTACTAAGACCGGTGGACCTGCGCAATATCTTGCTTTTCCTAAAAATTTAGATGAATTAAAAATCTTAGTGGAAACAGTTAAAACTAATAACCTACCTTTGACTGTTATTGGAAATGCTTCTAACTTAATTATTAGAGATGGAGGAATTTCAGGTCTAGTTTTAATTCTTACTAAGATGGATAAAATTGTTGCAAATCAAGAAGAAGCAACAGTTACTGCGGATGCTGGAGCGAGAATTATCGATACGTCTGAAGCAGCCTGTGAAGCTAGTTTAAGTGGCTTAGAGTTTGCAGCAGGAATCCCGGGCAGCGTCGGCGGAGCCGTCTTCATGAATGCTGGTGCTTATGGCGGCGAGACGGAATTTGTCATTAAATCTGTTCGAGTCTTAACTCGTGAAGGCAAATTTAAAACTTATACTCACGATGAAATGGAATTTGGCTATCGTCATTCACTAGTTCAGGAAACTGGAGATATTGTAATTAGTGCTACTTTTGGTCTTGAACCAGGAGATAAGTGGGCAATTAAGGCTAAAATGGAATACTTCAATGGCTTACGTAGAGCAAAGCAACCACTTGAATATCCTTCTTGTGGAAGTGTCTTTAAACGTCCAACAGGTCATTTTGTAGGCCCAATGATAATTAAAGCTGGTCTTCAAGGAAAAAGAATTGGTGGAGCGGAAGATTCAAAGAAGCATGCTGGCTTTATTGTTAATGTTGGTGGTGCTACAGCTACTGATTATTTAGATTTAATTCATTTAATTCAAAAGACGATCAAAAAAGATTTTGATGTTGATTTGCAGACTGAAGTAAGAATTATAGGAAAAGAAAAAGATTAG
- a CDS encoding 3'-5' exonuclease, producing MNFTAMDFETANSHPESACSLALVMVRNNEIVDRFYTVINPQMPFDGRNIRIHGITAEDVKNAPTMAEVWPKIKKLYQPGMLVAAHNARFDCRVMEKSLARYNIPAPHYFAIDTLATSKAFEPNLPNHKLDTVSEALDINLWHHHNALSDSEACAGILIEENKRVGDDPIKKMVKQI from the coding sequence ATGAACTTTACTGCAATGGATTTTGAAACGGCAAACAGTCATCCTGAAAGTGCATGTTCTCTTGCCTTAGTTATGGTTAGAAACAATGAAATTGTCGACCGTTTTTATACAGTTATTAATCCGCAAATGCCTTTTGATGGTCGAAATATCAGAATTCATGGTATTACTGCCGAAGACGTTAAAAATGCACCAACAATGGCTGAGGTTTGGCCTAAAATTAAAAAATTATATCAGCCGGGAATGTTAGTAGCCGCTCATAATGCACGTTTTGACTGCCGAGTGATGGAAAAGTCACTTGCTCGCTATAATATTCCAGCCCCTCACTACTTTGCAATTGATACTTTAGCAACTAGCAAAGCATTTGAACCCAATCTTCCTAATCACAAATTAGACACAGTTTCGGAAGCTTTAGATATCAACTTATGGCATCACCATAACGCTTTAAGTGACAGTGAAGCTTGCGCAGGAATTTTAATTGAAGAAAATAAACGTGTTGGGGATGATCCAATCAAAAAAATGGTTAAGCAAATTTAA
- the tsaE gene encoding tRNA (adenosine(37)-N6)-threonylcarbamoyltransferase complex ATPase subunit type 1 TsaE — MESLEINSDEQMQKLGQAIGKNSQGHDLLLLSGDLGAGKTTLTKGIARSLGIRRPVKSPTFTIVREYREGKMPLFHMDMYRLEDGDLSSIDMPGYLAEDGLVVIEWPQFIIDDLPNDYLELTIKRVDDSWDSTKRIVEFKTVGERNQVWLSDIKKSFE, encoded by the coding sequence ATGGAATCATTAGAAATAAATTCTGATGAACAAATGCAAAAATTAGGCCAGGCAATTGGAAAAAATAGCCAGGGGCATGATCTGCTCCTCTTATCTGGCGATTTAGGTGCTGGAAAGACCACTTTGACTAAAGGAATTGCTCGGTCATTAGGTATTAGACGTCCTGTAAAAAGTCCAACATTTACAATTGTTAGAGAGTATCGTGAAGGTAAAATGCCACTTTTTCATATGGATATGTATCGACTAGAAGATGGTGATTTATCAAGTATTGATATGCCTGGATATCTAGCAGAAGATGGATTAGTGGTAATTGAATGGCCACAATTTATTATTGATGATCTGCCAAATGATTATCTTGAATTAACGATTAAGCGTGTTGATGATTCGTGGGATTCAACCAAACGAATAGTTGAATTTAAAACTGTTGGTGAGAGAAACCAAGTCTGGTTATCAGATATAAAAAAATCTTTTGAATAA
- the pta gene encoding phosphate acetyltransferase gives MKVFDSLKKKAEESKKVIVFPEGNDERIIKAAVRLAEEGIVEPLLLGKPDEVIKSAEKLNVDLGSIEIINPAVYSDFEKMCQDFVELRKGKNTLAEAKEILQDVSYFGTMLVYEGKADGMVSGATHSTANTVRPALQIIKTKKGMSRVSGAMIMERKDEKYIFADCAINIDPDSETLAEIAYQSSKTAEMVGLDPKIAMLSFSTKGSAKGPMVTKVQDATDLVHQKYPDLVCDGELQFDAAVVPRVGEAKAPGSAVAGHANVFIFPELQSGNISYKVAERLGGFSAIGPVLQGLAAPINDLSRGCKTEDVYLLAILTAAQANMEK, from the coding sequence ATGAAAGTATTTGACTCACTTAAGAAAAAAGCAGAAGAATCAAAAAAAGTGATTGTTTTTCCTGAAGGAAATGATGAGCGAATAATTAAAGCTGCTGTTCGTCTCGCAGAAGAGGGAATTGTTGAACCACTTTTGTTAGGAAAACCTGATGAAGTAATAAAATCTGCTGAGAAATTAAATGTTGATCTAGGTTCAATTGAGATAATTAATCCAGCTGTCTATTCAGATTTTGAAAAAATGTGCCAAGATTTTGTTGAATTAAGAAAAGGAAAGAATACTTTGGCAGAAGCAAAGGAAATTCTACAAGATGTTTCATATTTTGGCACAATGTTAGTGTATGAAGGAAAGGCTGACGGAATGGTTTCCGGTGCTACTCATTCAACAGCTAATACGGTTCGCCCAGCTTTGCAGATTATTAAAACTAAAAAAGGAATGAGCCGTGTTTCTGGCGCTATGATTATGGAACGCAAAGACGAAAAATATATATTTGCGGATTGTGCAATTAATATTGATCCTGATAGTGAGACATTAGCTGAAATTGCTTACCAATCCAGTAAAACAGCTGAAATGGTTGGGCTTGATCCTAAAATTGCAATGCTTAGTTTTTCAACTAAGGGATCAGCGAAGGGACCGATGGTAACTAAAGTTCAAGATGCAACAGATTTAGTACATCAAAAGTATCCAGATTTAGTTTGCGATGGTGAATTACAGTTTGATGCTGCTGTTGTTCCACGAGTAGGAGAAGCAAAAGCTCCAGGTTCTGCAGTTGCTGGACATGCTAATGTTTTCATTTTTCCAGAACTTCAATCGGGTAATATTTCATATAAAGTTGCTGAGCGTTTAGGTGGCTTTAGTGCAATTGGACCTGTATTGCAGGGATTAGCTGCTCCAATTAATGACTTATCACGTGGATGTAAAACAGAAGATGTATACTTGTTAGCTATTTTAACTGCTGCTCAAGCAAATATGGAGAAGTAA
- a CDS encoding uracil-DNA glycosylase: MKKLIGNDWDEILAPAFESEQYQKLHDFLKSEYRTKQIFPDMYHIFTAFKLTSFADTKVVILGQDPYHNPGQATGMSFSVNPGVALPPSLKNIYKELYDDVGAIPVNHGYLKKWADQGVLLLNAVLTVPYGNANGHQGKGWEIVTDAAIKALSDRGKVVFILWGRFAQNKIPLIDEEKNVIIKSAHPSPFSADRGFFGSRPFSRCNDALTKFGESPIDWQLPQEVSQSDMA, translated from the coding sequence ATGAAAAAATTAATTGGAAATGATTGGGATGAAATTTTGGCACCCGCTTTTGAGAGTGAACAGTATCAAAAATTACATGATTTTCTAAAAAGTGAATATCGAACAAAGCAGATTTTTCCAGATATGTATCACATTTTTACTGCTTTTAAGTTAACTTCTTTTGCAGATACGAAGGTTGTGATCTTAGGTCAAGATCCTTACCATAACCCTGGCCAAGCCACAGGGATGAGTTTCAGCGTTAATCCTGGGGTTGCTTTGCCACCATCGTTAAAAAATATCTATAAAGAATTATATGATGATGTTGGTGCCATCCCAGTAAATCATGGCTATTTGAAAAAGTGGGCGGATCAAGGAGTTTTATTGCTTAATGCAGTATTAACAGTGCCTTATGGAAATGCTAATGGTCATCAGGGAAAAGGCTGGGAAATAGTCACTGATGCAGCTATTAAAGCTCTTAGTGATCGCGGAAAAGTTGTATTTATTTTGTGGGGAAGATTTGCCCAAAATAAAATTCCTTTAATTGATGAAGAAAAGAACGTAATTATCAAGTCTGCACACCCTAGTCCTTTTTCAGCAGACCGTGGTTTCTTTGGCTCTCGTCCGTTTTCTAGATGTAATGATGCCTTGACTAAATTTGGTGAGAGTCCAATTGATTGGCAATTGCCACAGGAAGTAAGTCAATCAGATATGGCATAG
- a CDS encoding Cof-type HAD-IIB family hydrolase encodes MIKLIASDMDGTLLNKQMQISSENISAIKEAQAKGIEFLVATGRAPSESQGILAKAGLHTGFINLNGAMVFNTEGKLIVNEPIPKEESFKINKLLKDSGFYFEIVGADHVYSDSRLRRIANFSDLLVDLNKKLTFKKAVSFAAGSDEIMKIKYVPDFKDLLKKPSFEAMKFVAFHPDGPKVFNHIRQEIKKIGDLIVTASSSTNIEINNIKAQKGIALMDYAKLQGYQPDEVMAIGDNLNDESMIRMAGIGVAMENAAPEIKEIANFITKTNNENGVAYAIRHFCK; translated from the coding sequence ATGATTAAACTTATTGCAAGCGATATGGATGGCACACTATTAAATAAACAAATGCAGATTTCTTCTGAAAATATTTCTGCTATTAAAGAAGCACAAGCTAAAGGAATCGAATTTTTAGTAGCAACTGGACGAGCACCTTCTGAATCTCAAGGAATACTGGCTAAAGCTGGACTTCACACTGGCTTCATTAACTTAAATGGCGCAATGGTTTTTAATACAGAAGGTAAACTAATTGTAAACGAGCCAATTCCTAAAGAAGAGAGTTTCAAGATTAATAAGTTACTTAAAGATTCTGGCTTCTACTTTGAAATAGTAGGAGCAGATCATGTTTATTCTGATTCTCGTTTGCGAAGGATCGCTAATTTTTCTGATCTTTTAGTTGATCTTAATAAAAAACTGACTTTTAAAAAAGCAGTTTCTTTTGCTGCTGGCTCCGACGAAATAATGAAAATCAAATACGTCCCTGATTTTAAAGACCTGCTTAAAAAGCCATCATTTGAAGCAATGAAATTTGTTGCTTTTCATCCAGATGGACCCAAAGTTTTTAATCATATTCGCCAAGAAATTAAAAAAATCGGCGATTTAATTGTTACTGCAAGCTCTTCAACTAATATTGAAATAAATAATATTAAGGCTCAAAAAGGAATTGCCTTAATGGATTACGCAAAACTGCAGGGCTATCAGCCTGATGAAGTGATGGCTATTGGTGACAATCTTAATGATGAATCAATGATTCGAATGGCTGGTATTGGTGTTGCAATGGAAAACGCCGCACCTGAGATCAAAGAAATCGCTAATTTTATCACTAAAACTAATAATGAAAATGGCGTTGCGTATGCAATTCGTCATTTCTGTAAATAA